The window TTGTTTTGCTTGTATGCGGACCACAAGCCTCTTACATTTGAGGAGGCCGTAGAAGAAGAATGTTGGAGGACGGCTATGGAAGatgagatccaggccattgagaAGAACCATACATGGGATCTTACTTTACTTCCTCAAGGCCAAAGAACTATTGGAGTCAAATGtgtgtacaagatcaagcgaaATGCTGATGGTGAAATAGATCgctacaaggcaaggctcgtGGCAAAgggttacaaacagaaatatggggtagattatgaagaagtcttcgctccTGTTGCTCGCCTTGATACTgtaaggatgattatctcccttacagcccatcatagttggatgatctaccaactagatgtgaaatctgcattcctgaatggaattctggaagaagaggtctatgttgaccagcctgaaggttttgttattcaaggggaggaacacaaagtGTATCGACTGAAGAAAGCCCTTTATGGGTTGAAGCAGGCTCCTCGTGCCTGGAATGCAcgcatcgacaactatcttcaagagaacgaCTTCACCcaatgtccatgagcatgcagtCTACATCAAGAAAAATGCTCATGGCAACATCCTCATAGCatgcctatatgttgatgatctactgttcacaggaaacagtcaggcgatgtttgaagaattcaagcatgctatgttcaatgaattcgagatgactgatggtggattgatgtccttcttcttgggCATCGAAGTAAAACAACAAGTCGGCGGCATTTATATATCACAGAAAAAATATGCCAAGGAGTTGcttaaaaagttcaagatggcagACTGTAATGCAGTGAACACGCCTGTAGCAACGGGCCTGAAGCTaacaaaagaaggagaaggaagaagcgtgGACTCGACTCTATTCAAGAGTttgattggaagcctaaggtaTCTCACAGTCACAAGGCCGGATATCGTCTACAGTGTTGGACTTCTAAGCAGGTACATGAAAGCGCCAAAAGAATCATATTGGCTAGccgcaaaaagaatcctcaggtacgtGAAAGGAACAACGGAATTtggtcttttctatccatacgaagatgaagcaatactgtatggatactcagacagtgattggggaggtgaccaagatgaaaggaaaagcacCACGGGATATGTATTCTATCTTGGATTgactgctttcacatggaacTCCAAAAAGCAAAGTATTGTTTctttgtccacatgtgaagcagagtacgtggcagcatcgtccacagtctgtgaagcaatatggttgaagaacatgctaaaggagctgaagcattcgCAAGGGGaatccaccattatatatgtggataacaagtcgataattgaacttgccaaaaatccggtgcagcatggaaggagcaagcacattgatACTAGGTATCATTTTCTCAGAGATCAAGTGAAGCAAAAAGTAGTAAAATTGGAGTACTGTCACACCACTGAACAGGTCGTGGACATATTCACCAAGGCATTACCGACTGATACTTTCAGACGACTAAGAtcgatgcttggaatgaagcctagtttggtttgaaggggagtgttgaaacgtccaaaccaaatggacggttcagatgctaCCGTTTCATGGCATTTGAAACAGCCACACGTTATGGCAATTTCGACATTTTCCACGTGTTGTGGCTGGTGGGTTTCCAAACGTTTGAACTGATAGAATTAATGTAGTTAATGAGGGCATTTGTGTCTTTTCACATTGGTGGGAAAAATCTATATAAGAAGTGCTTGTAGTCCGTTTGGAATCAACTCAGTGAGCTTGTAAGCAATATAAAATTCTTTCTCTTCTCACGTGTCCAGTGAGTCTAAATTataggctttgtaaagccaagaatAATTCTGGCTAGTACAGCCAACAGCATTAACCTCAACGGCTGAGAGTTCTAAGTGGCTATAAATAAGAGCAATCAGCTAGCTAGGTGTGAAAGTATCAAATAGCATGATACAAACAATCAACTGCTAAATGAGTAGTGTTTAAGTAGACCTAGAACTGCTAGCCTGAATGAGAACCATGTACTGCTGGTGATCTAGCACCGAACGGCAATCAAGCCTCTTTGACCCGTTGATCTTCATTAGATAACCCCAGTTAATTGTAATATAAGGCTAAAGTGATATTTCGTAGACATGTAAATATGAGTTGGTCTCAGCTTAGTTAACAGTAAATATGTACTAGAGACCTAGATCCTTAGTACATACCGAGTTCATTTTAATAGTATGTATTACccatcaagatctctaatacataattagtaTTAACCAAAATGAGATGATCTCATTTTTAGGCGTCCACTAAATAGGGTGTTAGAtaattagttggtataaggcttagatgatgatgataattctAGGATTTTATTGTATGTCTGCCAAAaacaatagaaaagaagatataaaGAATCTGTGAAACTTCGATTGGTTAAgggaaggaaaggagaaggaagagtggATGACCATAAGCAGCGCCTTGATGTGATTCCTGGTGAGATGGAGATCCTTTTGTACTCGTATCAAGACATCCACAAGGTCCTCTTGCTCTTGTTTTACTCTTCTGGGGTCGAGGTGCTCTTCGATTAGTTTCTCATAGAACGCATCCATGTCCTGGAAACTCTTCTCCAACCGGGCCCACTGTCCGGTGAGCACGTCAATCCACCCCAACCATGGAATGTAGTCGGCATAGAAGAAAGATGTCAACAAGGCCTGTGCCTCCTCAAAACAACCATGGAAGTTGGTCTTCTCTCCTTCACGGTAACTCTTACCAAAAGCAGCCCTGCTGATGATGGTGCTCGTGAGAGCAAACATGAGCTCAGTTAGATTTACGGGTGTCGAAGATGAAGCAGAACGGGAAATAGATGAGATCATCCCAGCAACCTCATCCTCCCTAATGAACCTGAACGAAAGGACTCTCTTGACGCTAAGGAGTTCATTGTTGAAGATTTTCCGCATGTCCCTGTAATACTCCCCATAGGGCGTGGAAACAATGTCTAAGAAATTGTAAGAGAGTTTCTTGTAGGAAACAAAGAGAGGCCTATTGCAGAAGTCGAGATCTTGAGTTTTCAACACGTCGCTGGCGAGTTTGGCAGAGGAAATAACTAGGGAGGGTAGGCTACCTAGCTTTAGATACATGAGTGGGCCGTATTTTTCAGAGAGTTGCCAAAAAGAGCGATGAAACAAGTTGTTGAGCTGGTGGAGGTTGCCAATGATGGGAAGCTGAGGAGGGCCTGGAGGATGCTTTGTGGATTTTCTTTGTGGAAAGACAactgagagagaaagaagagaaagaattaTTAGAAGAGTAGGAAGCCATGACGTGAAGAGAGACATTTTTAGAAGCAGGCTTGTTTGAGTTTCAGCTTTGTTAGGCCGCTTTAAATAGCCTctccccttaaaaaaaaaaaatattacttCTTGATTGTGATTTCAGCTTTGTTGGCCCACATGCAAGATGTCCCGCGGGTTGAgggagggagaggattaggttCGGCTTCAGTTTCACTCAAGAAGGTGcgaccttgatgcatgtgttctgtATCCTCGCGCTGTGCATACGTTTGTGCATGCgttttgccagattattttaaAGACATGAGTAAAAAACATACGTTTGTGCATACgttttgccagattattttaaagacatgagtaaaaaaagaaaagaaacagactcaaatctcaggtggacaattcCATAAGAAAGTAGTGATTGCCTTcctaaaacttcttgtgggctgcAAGAATTTTAGACCAGGctgtttttttaaatttaatttttaatttttaattttattgttattattattattattttttgtgaccttatcaacaggttcaatggcaaataaatagtatggaaacattgcggtgggccttaggaataagttgaaaaaaaaaaaataataacttgAAAAGTTCACGACCACTTTTTCCTACAGTAATAttgtccacccgagatttggatacggttcattacaaaaataaaaaataaaaaataaaaaaatctcctgacctaaatgacatggcaaaacagttggacagcataaattttaaatacatacatcaagatgagctaCAATTGCTGCACCGTTTTGGGTGAGGCCTGGGCCACATCTAATCCGCTCGTTAAGGACATGGCAAACATTCCGGACATGTATTTCCTACTGATGCTGCCGGTAGTAAAGTGGCTACTAAAAAGTGCTTCATGGttcagacaaaaaatgaggtagatccaaatctcaagtggaccacagggtccacaccacaagaaagcagtggtgattgaatgcccaccattaaaaacttcctagggctcactatgatatttattttacatcaaacctgttgattgggtcactcagacctggatgaagcCCAGACacaaatcagcttcatccaaaacttttgtagccctaggaagt is drawn from Magnolia sinica isolate HGM2019 chromosome 5, MsV1, whole genome shotgun sequence and contains these coding sequences:
- the LOC131245895 gene encoding cytochrome P450 71A1-like encodes the protein MSLFTSWLPTLLIILSLLSLSVVFPQRKSTKHPPGPPQLPIIGNLHQLNNLFHRSFWQLSEKYGPLMYLKLGSLPSLVISSAKLASDVLKTQDLDFCNRPLFVSYKKLSYNFLDIVSTPYGEYYRDMRKIFNNELLSVKRVLSFRFIREDEVAGMISSISRSASSSTPVNLTELMFALTSTIISRAAFGKSYREGEKTNFHGCFEEAQALLTSFFYADYIPWLGWIDVLTGQWARLEKSFQDMDAFYEKLIEEHLDPRRVKQEQEDLVDVLIRVQKDLHLTRNHIKALLMDIFIAGTDTSAATVVWAMTELMKKPKVMKKVQDEIRRIIGNKGMVEEDDLYQLDYFKLVVKETFRMHPAAPTLVPRETTRQCKLDGYDIPPKTLVFVNALAIGQELESWKNPREFLPERFTDSTIDYKGQNFQFIPFGAGRRICPGMHFGAVTVEITLANLLYSFNWELPSGMNKKDIDMSELPGITVHKKSPLLLVPIKYINSMNGKTKEQRISSSDI